DNA from Lactobacillus johnsonii:
GATTTCAATAATTTGTACTTTGTTAAAAGAAAAGATACTAAAAATAAATAGGTAGATAACAATAGACTAATAAAAAGGCTGATAGTTCAATGTTTATAACAAAGAGTATCAGCCTTTTTATAATTTATAGGGGAAAAGCAAATTCTATATTATTTTGCTTAAAGTTCATTATTTCTGAAGTTACGTAGGAACTTCTTAGTCTTTTCTTCTTGTGGATCGTTAAAGATCTGTTGTGGTGTTCCTTGTTCGGTAATAACTCCATCACTCATGAAGACAACTTGATCAGATACATCACGAGCGAATCCCATTTCGTGAGTAACAATCACCATTGTTAGTCCAGTCTTAGCTAGTAATTGCATGGTATTAAGTACTTCACCAACCATTTCTGGGTCAAGGGCACTAGTAGGTTCATCAAAGAGCAGAACTTCTGGATCCATAGAAATTGCCCGAGCAATTGCTACACGTTGTTGTTGACCACCAGATAATTGTTGAGGTTTAGCAGTAAGAAATGGATCCATTCCAACTTTCTGCAAGTTTTCAATAGCAACTTTTTTAGCTTCTTCTTTGGAGCGACCAAGAACCATTTCTTGGCCAATCATACAGTTTTGAAGGACATTCTTGTTGTTAAACAAGTTGAATTGCTGAAATACCATTCCGACCTTAGAACGGAAGGTATTACGATTAAAATGAGGATCAAG
Protein-coding regions in this window:
- a CDS encoding amino acid ABC transporter ATP-binding protein, with product MNNNNEENILQVQHLQKKYGDHTVLKDISFNINKGEVMTIIGPSGGGKSTMLRCINLLEEPSNGKILFHGENILDPHFNRNTFRSKVGMVFQQFNLFNNKNVLQNCMIGQEMVLGRSKEEAKKVAIENLQKVGMDPFLTAKPQQLSGGQQQRVAIARAISMDPEVLLFDEPTSALDPEMVGEVLNTMQLLAKTGLTMVIVTHEMGFARDVSDQVVFMSDGVITEQGTPQQIFNDPQEEKTKKFLRNFRNNEL